One region of Salvia miltiorrhiza cultivar Shanhuang (shh) unplaced genomic scaffold, IMPLAD_Smil_shh original_scaffold_455, whole genome shotgun sequence genomic DNA includes:
- the LOC131004775 gene encoding uncharacterized protein LOC131004775, whose protein sequence is MVLKDAQGSVLGCRFGFQPGVFTAVEGEAMATLEGIVLCREIEVQDIIFETDCQELYWLLVKRETDLSYLGVTVEKIYREVVSFRHIAFSWTEREGNSIADGLARFALQNFSPLSSSRVLPSFVNSGVHD, encoded by the coding sequence ATGGTTTTGAAGGATGCACAGGGGTCGGTTCTTgggtgcagatttggttttcaACCGGGAGTCTTCACTGCTGTGGAAGGGGAGGCGATGGCTACGTTGGAGGGGATTGTTTTATGTCGCGAGATAGAGGTCCAGGATATCATTTTTGAGACAGATTGCCAAGAGCTATACTGGTTGTTAGTTAAACGAGAAACTGATCTCTCTTACCTTGGTGTTACGGTGGAGAAGATTTACAGAGAGGTGGTCTCCTTTCGCCATATTGCTTTCAGCTGGACTGAACGCGAAGGAAATTCGATTGCGGATGGCTTAGCTCGCTTTGCTTTACAGAATTTCAGTCCTTTGTCTTCTTCGAGGGTTCTCCCTTCTTTTGTGAACTCTGGTGTTCATGATTAA
- the LOC131004692 gene encoding protein ALP1-like, with product MRDAKKQTPMNSPSLAALISSLISQILIIIFLFFPPSNSLPITTTTNPTSPLQQSLLPFLHHFLAAADIAAALSFSRKRKRSLSDTDNGAAVPRNPDSFKRFFNMKTNTFEWLCGLLEPLLDCRDPVGSPLDLPAETRLGIGLFRLATGSDYPEISARFGVSEAVSKFCVKQLCRVLCTNYRFWVGFPGHAELESVSTQFETLTGLPNCCGVVSCARFEFDIEKDKIPNYRKQSIAAQIVVDSSSRILSIVAGFRGGKSDLNILKSSNLCKDIEKGKILNSQRLVRVNDVDVPQYLVGSGEYDLLPWLLVPFVDPKPGSVEENLNNAHSLMRDSSFKAMASLRNWGVLDRPIEAEYKAAVACIGACSILHNMLITREDYSAFCHDLDDDGAFLRDQNVASSEGNLIEESAFVLRNALATRARSLDCSNDLSRVVS from the coding sequence ATGCGCGACGCCAAGAAACAAACTCCGATGAATTCCCCATCTCTGGCCGCCTTGATTTCCTCGCTAATTTCCCAAATCCTTATCATAATCTTCCTCTTCTTCCCTCCCTCAAACTCCCTCCCCATCACAACAACAACTAATCCCACCTCACCTCTTCAACAATCCCTCCTTCCCTTCCTCCACCACTTCCTCGCCGCCGCCGACATTGCCGCCGCCCTCTCATTCTCCAGAAAACGCAAGCGCTCACTCTCCGACACAGAcaacggcgccgccgtcccccGGAACCCCGATTCCTTCAAGCGGTTCTTCAACATGAAAACCAACACCTTCGAGTGGCTCTGCGGCCTCCTAGAGCCGCTCCTCGACTGCCGCGACCCTGTCGGCTCGCCGCTCGATCTGCCCGCCGAGACCCGCCTCGGAATCGGCCTGTTCCGCCTCGCCACAGGCTCTGATTACCCCGAGATCTCCGCCCGCTTCGGAGTCTCCGAGGCTGTCTCCAAATTCTGCGTCAAGCAGCTCTGCCGCGTGCTCTGCACCAACTACCGGTTCTGGGTCGGGTTTCCGGGCCACGCCGAGTTGGAATCGGTCTCGACTCAGTTCGAAACCCTCACCGGCCTCCCCAATTGCTGCGGAGTCGTGAGCTGCGCTAGGTTTGAATTCGACATCGAAAAAGATAAAATCCCCAATTATCGGAAACAGAGCATTGCCGCTCAAATCGTGGTGGACTCGTCGTCGAGAATTCTAAGCATTGTGGCCGGTTTTCGCGGCGGTAAGAGTGACCTGAACATCCTAAAATCGTCCAATTTGTGTAAAGACATCGAAAAGGGCAAAATCTTGAACTCGCAGAGGCTTGTTAGAGTGAATGATGTGGATGTGCCTCAATATCTAGTGGGGAGCGGGGAATATGATCTGCTTCCGTGGCTGCTGGTACCGTTTGTCGATCCTAAGCCGGGATCTGTTGAGGAGAATCTCAACAACGCGCATTCTTTGATGCGAGATTCCTCATTTAAGGCGATGGCGAGTTTGAGGAATTGGGGTGTTTTGGATAGGCCTATCGAGGCAGAGTATAAGGCTGCAGTGGCTTGTATTGGAGCTTGTTCTATACTGCACAATATGTTGATCACAAGGGAGGATTACTCTGCATTTTGCCACGATTTGGATGATGATGGTGCTTTTCTTCGTGATCAAAATGTTGCTAGTTCGGAGGGAAACTTGATTGAAGAGAGTGCGTTTGTTCTTAGAAACGCATTGGCTACAAGAGCCAGAAGCTTAGATTGTTCGAATGATTTGAGTAGGGTGGTATCGTGA